One genomic window of Pseudomonas chlororaphis subsp. piscium includes the following:
- a CDS encoding YceI family protein: MLKKTLAALAIGSALLSAGQAMAADYVIDKEGQHAFVDFKISHLGYSFITGTFKDLDGKFSFDAAKPEDAKIEVNVRTASVFSNHAERDKHVNSKDFLESGKFPDAKFVSTSVKPTGKNADGKQTADVTGDLTFHGVTKPVVVKATFLGEGKDPWGGYRAGFEGTTSISRKEFNKDGMDVGPQSDTVQLYITFEGVKAK; this comes from the coding sequence ATGTTGAAAAAGACTCTCGCCGCTCTGGCAATCGGTTCTGCTCTGTTGTCTGCCGGTCAGGCGATGGCCGCGGACTACGTGATCGACAAGGAAGGCCAGCACGCCTTCGTCGACTTCAAGATCAGCCACCTGGGCTACAGCTTCATCACCGGTACCTTCAAGGACCTGGACGGCAAGTTCAGCTTCGACGCGGCCAAGCCTGAAGACGCCAAGATCGAAGTCAACGTGCGCACCGCCAGCGTGTTCTCCAACCACGCCGAACGTGACAAGCACGTCAACAGCAAGGACTTCCTGGAGTCGGGCAAATTCCCTGATGCGAAGTTCGTTTCCACCAGCGTCAAGCCAACCGGCAAGAATGCTGATGGCAAGCAGACCGCCGATGTGACTGGCGACCTGACTTTCCACGGTGTGACCAAGCCTGTCGTGGTCAAGGCCACCTTCCTGGGTGAAGGCAAGGATCCATGGGGCGGCTACCGCGCCGGTTTTGAAGGCACCACCAGCATCAGCCGCAAAGAGTTCAACAAGGACGGGATGGATGTTGGCCCGCAGTCCGACACCGTTCAGCTGTACATCACCTTTGAAGGTGTGAAAGCGAAGTAA
- a CDS encoding cytochrome b, whose product MQLGNSSSRYGWVSIFLHWSVALAVLGLFALGLWMVGLDYYSAWRKDAPDLHKSIGLTLFAIMLLRVLWRFVSPPPPAPDNHGRLTRLGAKFGHAFLYLSLFAVMIAGYLISTADGVGIPVFGLFEIPALVSGLPDQADVAGEVHLYLAWALVIFAGVHALAALKHHFIDRDATLARMLGRKA is encoded by the coding sequence ATGCAGCTAGGTAACTCTTCTTCCCGCTACGGCTGGGTAAGCATTTTTCTGCACTGGAGCGTGGCGCTGGCAGTCTTGGGACTGTTCGCCCTGGGCCTGTGGATGGTCGGCCTGGATTACTACAGTGCCTGGCGCAAAGATGCGCCGGACCTGCACAAGAGCATTGGCTTGACGCTGTTCGCGATCATGCTGCTGCGGGTGCTGTGGCGCTTCGTCAGCCCACCGCCTCCGGCACCGGACAACCACGGTCGCCTGACGCGCCTGGGTGCCAAGTTCGGCCATGCCTTCCTTTATCTCAGTCTGTTCGCTGTGATGATTGCCGGTTACCTGATTTCCACCGCAGACGGTGTCGGGATCCCGGTGTTTGGCCTGTTTGAAATTCCTGCCCTGGTTTCCGGTCTACCGGACCAGGCAGATGTGGCTGGCGAGGTGCATCTGTACCTGGCCTGGGCCCTGGTGATCTTCGCCGGAGTGCATGCTCTGGCCGCTTTGAAACACCACTTTATCGATCGTGACGCGACCCTGGCTCGAATGCTGGGGCGCAAAGCCTGA
- a CDS encoding adenosylmethionine--8-amino-7-oxononanoate transaminase: protein MGLNNQWMQRDLAVLWHPCTQMKDHEQLPLIPIKRGEGVWLEDFEGKRYLDAVSSWWVNVFGHANPRINQRIKDQVDQLEHVILAGFSHQPVIELSERLVNITPEGLTRCFYADNGSSCIEVAMKMSFHYWFNRGQKDKKRFVTLTNSYHGETIAAMSVGDVPLFTETYKALLLDTLKVPSPDCYLRPEGMSWEEHSRNMFAAMEQTLAEHHATIAAVIVEPLIQGAGGMRMYHPVYLKLLREACDRYDVHLIHDEIAVGFGRTGTMFACEQAGIRPDFLCLSKALTGGYLPLAACLTTDEVYSAFYDDYPTLRAFLHSHSYTGNPLACAAALATLDIFEQDNVIENNQALAQRMASSTAHLADHPNVAEVRQTGMVLAIEMVQDKASKTAYPWQERRGLKVFQHALERGALLRPLGSVVYFLPPYVITPEQIDFLAEVASEGIDIATSDKVSVAVPKDFHPGFRDPG, encoded by the coding sequence ATGGGCCTCAACAACCAGTGGATGCAACGCGATCTCGCGGTGTTATGGCATCCCTGTACCCAGATGAAAGACCACGAGCAGCTGCCGCTGATCCCGATCAAGCGCGGTGAAGGCGTGTGGCTGGAGGACTTCGAAGGCAAGCGCTACCTCGATGCGGTCAGCTCCTGGTGGGTCAATGTGTTCGGCCACGCCAACCCGCGCATCAACCAGCGCATCAAGGACCAGGTCGATCAACTGGAGCACGTGATCCTCGCCGGCTTCAGCCATCAGCCGGTGATCGAGCTGTCCGAGCGCCTGGTGAACATCACCCCGGAGGGCCTGACCCGCTGTTTCTATGCCGACAACGGTTCGTCGTGCATCGAAGTGGCAATGAAGATGAGCTTCCACTACTGGTTCAACCGTGGCCAGAAGGACAAGAAGCGCTTCGTCACCCTGACCAACAGCTACCACGGCGAAACCATCGCCGCGATGTCGGTGGGCGATGTGCCGCTGTTCACCGAGACCTACAAGGCCCTGCTGCTGGACACCCTCAAGGTGCCGAGCCCGGACTGCTACCTGCGCCCCGAAGGCATGAGCTGGGAAGAACACTCGCGCAACATGTTCGCCGCCATGGAGCAGACCCTGGCGGAACACCACGCCACTATTGCCGCGGTGATAGTCGAGCCGCTGATCCAGGGCGCCGGCGGCATGCGCATGTACCACCCGGTGTACCTCAAGCTGCTGCGCGAGGCCTGCGACCGCTACGACGTGCACCTGATCCATGACGAAATCGCCGTCGGCTTCGGCCGCACCGGCACCATGTTCGCCTGCGAACAGGCCGGCATCCGTCCAGACTTCCTCTGCCTGTCCAAGGCCCTCACCGGCGGCTACCTGCCGCTGGCCGCGTGCCTGACCACCGACGAAGTCTACAGCGCCTTCTACGACGACTACCCGACCCTGCGCGCCTTCCTCCACTCCCACAGCTACACCGGCAACCCGCTGGCCTGTGCGGCGGCGCTGGCGACCCTGGATATCTTCGAGCAGGACAACGTCATCGAGAATAACCAGGCGCTGGCCCAGCGCATGGCCAGCTCGACCGCGCACCTGGCGGATCACCCGAATGTCGCGGAAGTTCGCCAGACCGGCATGGTGCTGGCCATCGAGATGGTCCAGGACAAGGCCAGCAAGACCGCCTACCCGTGGCAGGAACGCCGTGGCCTGAAAGTCTTCCAGCACGCCCTGGAGCGCGGCGCCCTGCTGCGTCCGCTGGGCAGCGTGGTGTATTTCCTGCCGCCCTATGTGATCACCCCGGAGCAGATCGACTTCCTCGCCGAGGTGGCCAGCGAAGGCATCGATATCGCCACCAGCGACAAGGTCAGCGTGGCAGTGCCCAAGGACTTCCACCCAGGCTTCCGCGATCCGGGTTGA
- a CDS encoding DEAD/DEAH box helicase, with product MSFASLGLSEALVGAIEAAGYTQPTPVQQRAIPAVLQGRDLMVAAQTGTGKTGGFALPILERLFPNGHPDKSQRHGPRQPRVLVLTPTRELAAQVHESFKVYARDLKFVSACIFGGVGMNPQVQAMARGVDVLVACPGRLLDLAGQGSVDLSHVEILVLDEADRMLDMGFVHDVKKVLARLPAKRQNLLFSATFSKDITDLAGKLLHNPERIEVTPPNTTVERIEQRVFRLAASHKRALLAHLITAGAWEQVLVFTRTKHGANRLAEYLDKHGLTAVAIHGNKSQNARTKALADFKAGEVRILVATDIAARGLDIDQLPHVVNFELPNVDEDYVHRIGRTGRAGRSGEAISLVAPDEEKLLKSIERMTKQKIPDGDLMGFDASAVEAEKPEVRERPDVRNPRNSRGPRGDGPNGGGGGGGGRKDKGKDKGKEKPAARGDRPAREQKPREGTPAREQRQPTPRADRAPDEFLDDDVDNFGNRADYVSPYQNKNNQGRGRRPGAPSQGAAANSNAPRSGGQGRSGGPRNSSGASTGTPPAKRNGPRSGAPRDGQARREESRNRRPARDDQARQEPAVQNPRGNQPKIMHKESKADRFPTPEQLDQLPSRPRGEKPALLTRNR from the coding sequence ATGTCCTTTGCTTCCCTCGGTCTCTCCGAGGCTTTAGTCGGCGCCATCGAAGCCGCCGGCTACACCCAGCCTACTCCGGTGCAACAGCGGGCCATTCCCGCCGTGTTGCAAGGTCGCGACCTGATGGTCGCGGCACAGACAGGTACTGGTAAAACCGGCGGTTTCGCCCTTCCGATCCTGGAACGGTTGTTTCCCAACGGTCACCCGGACAAATCCCAGCGTCACGGCCCGCGCCAACCACGCGTCCTGGTCCTGACCCCAACCCGCGAACTGGCCGCGCAAGTACACGAGAGCTTCAAGGTCTATGCCCGCGACCTGAAATTCGTCAGTGCCTGCATCTTCGGCGGCGTCGGCATGAACCCACAGGTTCAGGCCATGGCCCGCGGCGTTGACGTGCTGGTGGCCTGCCCCGGCCGCCTGCTCGACCTGGCTGGCCAAGGCAGCGTCGACCTGTCCCACGTGGAAATCCTCGTGCTCGACGAAGCCGACCGCATGCTCGACATGGGCTTCGTCCATGACGTGAAGAAAGTCCTCGCACGCCTGCCCGCCAAGCGCCAGAACCTGCTGTTTTCCGCGACCTTCTCCAAGGACATCACGGACCTGGCCGGCAAGCTGCTGCACAACCCCGAGCGCATCGAAGTCACGCCGCCGAACACCACGGTCGAGCGTATCGAGCAACGGGTGTTCCGCCTGGCCGCCAGCCACAAGCGTGCCTTGCTGGCCCACCTGATCACCGCCGGCGCCTGGGAACAGGTGCTGGTCTTCACCCGTACCAAGCACGGCGCCAACCGCCTGGCCGAGTACCTGGACAAGCACGGCCTGACCGCCGTCGCCATCCACGGCAACAAGAGCCAGAACGCCCGCACCAAGGCCCTGGCCGACTTCAAGGCCGGTGAAGTGCGGATCCTCGTCGCCACCGACATCGCCGCCCGCGGCCTGGACATCGACCAACTGCCACACGTGGTCAACTTCGAACTGCCGAACGTCGACGAAGACTACGTGCACCGCATCGGCCGTACCGGCCGTGCCGGTCGTTCGGGCGAAGCGATCTCGCTGGTCGCGCCGGACGAAGAGAAGCTGCTCAAAAGCATCGAGCGCATGACCAAGCAGAAGATCCCTGATGGTGATCTGATGGGCTTCGACGCCAGCGCCGTGGAAGCCGAGAAACCGGAAGTGCGCGAGCGTCCGGACGTGCGTAACCCACGCAATTCCCGTGGCCCGCGTGGCGACGGTCCGAATGGCGGCGGTGGTGGCGGCGGCGGTCGTAAAGACAAAGGCAAGGACAAGGGCAAGGAAAAACCGGCCGCTCGCGGCGACCGCCCGGCCCGTGAGCAAAAACCTCGCGAAGGCACCCCGGCCCGCGAACAGCGCCAGCCGACGCCACGCGCTGATCGTGCCCCAGACGAGTTCCTGGACGACGACGTGGACAACTTCGGCAATCGCGCCGACTACGTCAGCCCGTACCAGAACAAGAACAACCAGGGCCGCGGTCGCCGTCCAGGCGCGCCAAGCCAGGGCGCAGCAGCCAACAGCAATGCGCCGCGCAGTGGCGGCCAGGGTCGCTCCGGCGGTCCGCGCAACAGCAGCGGCGCCAGCACCGGCACTCCACCTGCCAAGCGCAACGGCCCACGCAGTGGCGCTCCACGTGACGGCCAGGCCCGTCGCGAAGAGTCGCGCAATCGTCGTCCGGCCCGTGACGACCAGGCGCGTCAGGAACCGGCGGTGCAGAACCCGCGTGGCAACCAGCCGAAGATCATGCACAAGGAATCGAAAGCCGACCGCTTCCCGACTCCCGAGCAGCTCGATCAACTGCCAAGCCGTCCACGTGGCGAAAAACCAGCCTTGCTGACCCGCAATCGCTGA
- a CDS encoding substrate-binding periplasmic protein, with amino-acid sequence MPVIAQLLTAFICACLSLTAHGEKLRIVTEPWAPYVYEEQGKAQGLDYETTAIVFQRLGIEVEWQFLPWKRCLAMLEQGQADGALDIFHSNERESSLLYPSEPLSDVEFVMFYANARPFPFRTLEDLRGLTVGTSPGYLYSQDFRESTLFKHEPAPTHEANFGKLLRGRIDLLITDRRVGQHLLDQLNIRQQITENPVVISRQSQFLAVRRNAGMDLLVQRFGAELKRFKREPAYAELSARYGAAPAMADSSAVPPEAPVKTVEQQESSAR; translated from the coding sequence ATGCCCGTCATTGCCCAGCTGCTGACAGCCTTTATCTGCGCTTGCCTGAGCCTCACCGCCCATGGCGAGAAGCTGCGCATTGTCACCGAGCCCTGGGCCCCTTATGTCTATGAGGAACAGGGCAAGGCCCAGGGCCTGGATTACGAAACCACGGCGATCGTCTTCCAGCGCCTGGGGATCGAAGTCGAATGGCAGTTCCTGCCCTGGAAACGTTGCCTGGCCATGCTCGAACAAGGCCAGGCCGACGGTGCCCTGGACATCTTTCACAGCAACGAACGCGAAAGCAGCCTGCTCTACCCCAGCGAGCCACTGTCGGACGTCGAGTTCGTGATGTTCTATGCCAACGCCCGGCCCTTTCCGTTCCGTACCCTGGAAGATTTGCGCGGGCTGACCGTGGGCACTTCCCCCGGCTACCTGTACAGCCAGGACTTCAGGGAATCCACCCTGTTCAAGCACGAGCCGGCGCCGACCCACGAAGCCAACTTCGGCAAGCTGCTGCGCGGCCGCATCGACCTGCTGATCACCGATCGGCGGGTCGGCCAGCATCTGCTGGACCAACTGAATATTCGCCAGCAGATCACCGAGAACCCGGTGGTCATCAGCCGCCAGAGCCAGTTTCTGGCGGTACGGCGCAATGCCGGCATGGACTTGCTGGTGCAGCGTTTCGGCGCCGAACTCAAGCGCTTCAAGCGCGAGCCGGCCTACGCCGAACTGAGCGCACGCTATGGCGCGGCGCCGGCCATGGCCGACTCAAGCGCAGTACCGCCCGAAGCTCCGGTGAAAACCGTTGAGCAGCAGGAAAGCAGCGCACGCTGA